The genome window TTTCCTTTAAAGGATTATCGCGCATATTCTGTTCAATTTCAATAGTATACTTTCCTGCTTGCGGAAAATGATAATTAGTCAGCAATGGGAGAACAGAAGTATATAAGTTTCCCGAACCTTTTCCAAGCCACTGCCCGTCAGACTCTGCCAGCTTGTATTCATAACGTCTGGTTATTTTAGGTAAACCAGGGCCACTCAGATGCATTAAAATATAAATATTGGAATACCTGTAATCAGCAGTATGCCTAAGCTTAAACTTAAGAGATACGGGCATTGCAGGATTTTTAATCTCCGCAGTGCCCTTAATCTTATTGACATAGCTCCAGTTGCGCTGAGGCATTTCTTCGTTCGTATCAATCAGGTTATTTGTATTACATCCCAGCAGTCCTGTTGCCAGTAAACTGAAAAACAACAATACAAAAATCTTAATTCTCTTCATTCTTTGGCTTATCCGTTGGTTTGTTACGTCTGCGGTTATTCCTCGACCTGTTATTTCTGCTCGCAGAAGGGGCTTTAACAACTTCTCCATCTTCTGTTTTAACTGCCTCAGGTGCTTTTTTCACTTCCTGATTTCTTCTGTTTTCAGCAGGTTTCTGGTTCGGCTGTGCAGTTTTCTGAGCTGGCTGACCTGGTTTTACACCCGGCTGACCTGCTTTTGCGTTTTGCTGATTTGGCTTAACAGCAGGCTGCCCGGGTTTAACAGCCGGCTGACCCGGCTTTACTGCGGGTTGACCTGGCTTTACACTACGTTCAGGCCTGTTAGCCGCGTTCGTTTTATTTCTGTTATTGTTATTCCTTGCGTTTTTATTTCTTGGTTTATCGTCCAGACGGGTTAAACTATCCTGACCAACAACATTTTCATAATCAGGGATTTTCTCCACAAAAGCTGTCGTTGCTAATTCTACCGCTTCATCTTTTAGATTAACCGGTTTCTGGCCTTTTTTATTCATGGCCATGATTTCTTTTACACGGTCCACCTTCAATGGAATCCAGTCTTCCTGATTTGGATAACTAAACCACATTAATTTCTTGAAAATATCAGTTTTTTGATGGCGTGCAGTACCTATTTCAGTTTGAAGGCTCTCCACACGATCCGGGATATCCTTCAGAGCATCCAGATAAGTATCCAGCTCATAGTTCAAACAGCATTTCAGCTTACCACATTGTCCGGCAAGTTTTAAAGTATTCAAAGAAAGGTTCTGGTATCTTGCAGCAGCAGTAGAAACTGTTTTAAAGTTAGTTAACCAGGTAGAGCAGCACAATTCACGTCCGCAAGATCCAATTCCACCTAATCTTCCAGCTTCCTGACGCATTCCGATTTGTCTCATTTCAATCCTGATGCGGAAAGTTTCAGCCATTTTCTTAATCAGCTCCCTGAAATCTACCCGCCCTTCGGCAGTATAGAAGAAAGTCGCTTTGGTTTTATCTCCCTGATAATCCACGTCACTGATTTTCATCGAAAGACGCAGGTCAAGAGCCAGCGTACGGGCCTTGTGCATGGTTTCCCATTCCAGATCTTTAGCGAGTTTCCATTTGTCCACATCAGCTTCTGTCGCTTTTCTGTAGACTTTGCGGGTCACCTGATCCATTGGTGTTTTACGGCGTTTCATCTGCATACGCACCAGTTCTCCTGTTAAAGAGACATGGCCAATATCATATCCGCCGGTAGATCCTTCTACCGCAATCAGTTCCCCGATTTCCAGATAAATATTATCAGTATTCAGATAAAATTCCTTTCTCGCACCTTTGAATTTAACCTCTATAACCTCGAAAGGCTTATAATTAGAAGGCATGTCCAAATTAGACAGCCAATCGTAAACTTCCATTTTCTGACAACCTCCAGTAAGGCATGAGCCATTACTTTTGCAGCCTGAGGGGGCGCAACCGCCACCTGTAGAACAACTTCCACATCCCATAACTAATTGTATATATGTTGAGTCCCTTTCGGGAGCGTTTTAAACTTGATTATTTTTACCAATTGTAAAGATACATCTAAAAATAGTATTTTAGGATTAGCGTTACGTTCTATATGGTAATGTGCTTGCTCCAGCTCGGTGATAATTGCCGAAACCATATTCAGATCCAGTACGTGTTTACTTAATTTTTGTGCAGTATCCAGCGTCCTGGCAGGTAATTTCACTAAACTATCTGCTCCACTCATCAGTAAACTGCACTCTCTTAAAAAGCTGATTCCGTACTTTAAAAAATTCTTTTGATTTTCTCTTCCCCAGCTTGCTGCCTGATCTACGAAATTGACCAGATCCAGCACCCGGTTCCCATAACCCATCCTTAGCCACTCTGCAAAAACCTCTGCATTGTCATTGTGTGATTGCGCAGCCTGTAGTTTTGCTTCAATTAAATTGCCATCTGCCAGAAAACTATAGGTCGCCGCCTGTTCTTCCGACAAATTGTGATTACTGGTCAGGTAGTTTTGAACGGTTTCAAAGGGTAGCTTTGGTATTTTGACAATTTGTGTCCGCGATAATAAGGTAGAAAGAATGTGTTCCTGATTATTTGCGACCAATAAGAATAAAGTATTTGCAGGCGGCTCTTCAATAATTTTCAACAAAGAGTTCCCTTCTTTTTCCAGGTATTCAGGCAGCCACATAATCAGCACCTTGGTCTCTGCTTCGAAAGCTTTATAACTTAATTTCTTAATGATGTCATGGCACTCAGCGATATTGATATTCGCCTGTTTATTTTCAGCACTTAACTGCAATCTCCAGATATCAAGATCAACATAAGGGTCTGCCAGCAGCATCGTTCG of Pedobacter cryoconitis contains these proteins:
- a CDS encoding gliding motility lipoprotein GldH — translated: MKRIKIFVLLFFSLLATGLLGCNTNNLIDTNEEMPQRNWSYVNKIKGTAEIKNPAMPVSLKFKLRHTADYRYSNIYILMHLSGPGLPKITRRYEYKLAESDGQWLGKGSGNLYTSVLPLLTNYHFPQAGKYTIEIEQNMRDNPLKEISDAGITVSGVPVK
- the ricT gene encoding stage 0 sporulation family protein; translated protein: MGCGSCSTGGGCAPSGCKSNGSCLTGGCQKMEVYDWLSNLDMPSNYKPFEVIEVKFKGARKEFYLNTDNIYLEIGELIAVEGSTGGYDIGHVSLTGELVRMQMKRRKTPMDQVTRKVYRKATEADVDKWKLAKDLEWETMHKARTLALDLRLSMKISDVDYQGDKTKATFFYTAEGRVDFRELIKKMAETFRIRIEMRQIGMRQEAGRLGGIGSCGRELCCSTWLTNFKTVSTAAARYQNLSLNTLKLAGQCGKLKCCLNYELDTYLDALKDIPDRVESLQTEIGTARHQKTDIFKKLMWFSYPNQEDWIPLKVDRVKEIMAMNKKGQKPVNLKDEAVELATTAFVEKIPDYENVVGQDSLTRLDDKPRNKNARNNNNRNKTNAANRPERSVKPGQPAVKPGQPAVKPGQPAVKPNQQNAKAGQPGVKPGQPAQKTAQPNQKPAENRRNQEVKKAPEAVKTEDGEVVKAPSASRNNRSRNNRRRNKPTDKPKNEEN
- a CDS encoding ATP-binding protein; this translates as MQFKEIVGQEEIKRQLIQTVVENRVSHAQLFLSAEGTGSLPLAIAYAQYINCLDKSDTDSCGVCSSCRKYERYIHPDLHFSYPFFASKDVKIAVDVLEEWRTMLLADPYVDLDIWRLQLSAENKQANINIAECHDIIKKLSYKAFEAETKVLIMWLPEYLEKEGNSLLKIIEEPPANTLFLLVANNQEHILSTLLSRTQIVKIPKLPFETVQNYLTSNHNLSEEQAATYSFLADGNLIEAKLQAAQSHNDNAEVFAEWLRMGYGNRVLDLVNFVDQAASWGRENQKNFLKYGISFLRECSLLMSGADSLVKLPARTLDTAQKLSKHVLDLNMVSAIITELEQAHYHIERNANPKILFLDVSLQLVKIIKFKTLPKGTQHIYN